AAAGTTCAGTTTTGCCTACACCGGTAGTTCCGAGAAACAAAAAAGAACCTATTGGTCGGTTAGGGTCCTGAAATCCGGCACGGCTTCGTCTGATAGCTTCTGCAACTGCCTGTATGGCTTCATATTGACCAATAACCCGTTTGCTTAGAAGTGCTTCCAAATGTACCAATTTATCTCTTTCACTTTCCATCATTTTACTGACGGGTATGCCTGTCCATTTTGAAACAATTTCAGCAATATCGTCCGCATCTATTTCTTCTTTAAGCATTCGCTTGCCTTCAGCCATATTATGAAGTTGAGATTCTAATTCTTTAATATCCAACTCGAGTGCTTTAATTCTTCCATATCTTATTTCAGCAACTTTTTCATAATTCCCTTCCCGCTCAAATTGTAAAGCTTCTTGTTTTAGAATATCAATTTTTGCTTTTTTGCTTTGAATAGTTTCTAATAAGTCTTTTTCCTGCTGCCATTGTGCTTTCATTTGGTTCTTTTCCTCCATTAAATTGGCGATTTGTTCGTTTAATTTCGCCAATTTTTTCTCATCGTTTTCTTTGATGATAGCAGCCCGTTCAATCTCAAGTTGTCTGAGTTTGCGTTCGGTAACTTCTAACGGTTCAGGCAATGAATCAATTTCTATTCTCAATCGGGCAGCAGCTTCATCAATTAAGTCAATTGCTTTGTCCGGCAATTTTCTTTCTGTAATATATCTATCTGATAGTGTAACAGCAGCTATAATTGCATTGTCTTTGATGGTTACTTTATGATGATTTTCATAGCGCTCTTTTAACCCTCTTAAAATAGAGATACTATCTTGTAAATCAGGTTCATCTATTATCACTTCCTGAAAACGGCGAACCAATGCTTTGTCTTTTTCAAAATACTTTTGGTATTCATTCAAGGTAGTTGCTCCTATTGCTCTTAGTTCTCCTCTTGCTAGCGCCGGTTTTAAAATGTTTGCTGCATCCATTGCACCTTCTGAAGCGCCGGCACCAATCAACGTGTGGATTTCATCAATAAAGAGAACTATTCTGCCATCACTTTCAGTTACCTCTTTAATAACGGCCTTTAGTCTTTCTTCAAAATCTCCCCGATATTTTGCTCCTGCCATCAAAGCACCCATATCAAGGGTATAAATAATCTTATTGCGCAAGTTTTCAGGGACATCTTTATTTACAATTCTAAAAGCTATACCTTCGGCAATTGCTGTTTTACCAACTCCCGGTTCTCCAATAAGTAACGGATTATTTTTTGTTCGCCGTGCTAAAATTTGCATTACGCGCCTGATTTCTTCGTCTCGCCCAATAACAGGATCTAATTTTCCGGATTCTGCCAATGCGTTTAAATTTCGGGCAAATTTTTCGAGAGCGTTATAGCCTGTTTCTGCATTTTGGTCTGTAATTTTTGCTCCTTTTCTTAATTCTAATATTGCAGATTTCAGATTGCTCGATTTAGCTCCCAATTCTTTAAGCAATTGTGAAGTTTTGTCGCCAATTTCAAGTAATCCTAACAACAAATGTTCGAGGGCGATATAGGTATCTCCAAATTCTTGTGCAAATTTGTTGGCTGAAAGTAAAACTTTGTTTAAATCTCCACTCATTCTTTGTTCAGTGTTGCCGCTAACTCTTGGAAGTTTTGCCAACACCTCTTCGACCTTGCCGAGCAGAATGTTTTTATTCACACCAGATTTTTGTAAAATAAAAGGAATAGACTCCGTATCGGTGTCTAAAATACCTTTCAGCAAATGTATCGTATCCCACGAAGGATGACTTCCATTAAATGCAGCTTGCTGTGCATGTTGTAAAGCTTCCTGTGCTTTGTGAGTGAAATTTTCGAGGGTCATATTTGGTTCGGTTTTAGGTTATTAATTTTTGAGTTAAAATGGTCAATTCTTATGCCAAGGAGCTTTTTCAATAAATATAAGACTTTTTGTCAGTATTTATTTTTACTCGTATAAGTTTTGACAGGCAACTTTGAACAAATGAGTAAGAATGACAGAATAATATAAATCTTGTCAGATGAAATTAAAATGAAGAATAAATAAAAAAGCGGCAATATAAAGTCTAAAGTTATTTACACAGATTCTGTTATTTTTCAGCTAAAAAATGATTGTAAATTGGTAAGAGAATGTTCAAAATTGGGTTACCAGATCAATTTTCCCGACAAATAGTCTCTGACTTCTTTGAACCATTCATCTGCTAATATGCTTAATACAATAGTATCTCGTCGTTTCCCTGAATGCGTAACAGTATTGCTTCTCAAAATTCCTTCCGGTTTGCAACCAATGCTTTTCATAGCTTGAATACTTCTTTGATTGTTCAGGTCTGCTCTAAATTCAACCCTTTCAAATTTCATCTCTTCAAAGGCAAATTGAAGCATAAGGAATTTGCAATGTTTATTGATTCCTGAACCTTGAAATTCTTTACCATACCAGGTATATCCCAACTGCAGCGTTTTATGGTATAATTGTATATCATAAAATCTGGTGCTTCCGGCATACTGATTTTTTCTTTTATCAAAGACGATAAAGGGATACTCATTTTTTTGAATTCGGGCTTCTACTGCAGTTTGAATGTATTGTTTTAACATTTCGGCACTGCCGGCTGCAACCAGAGAATACTTCCAGATTTCAGGTTCTTGCAAAGAAAAAGGCAACAAGGTTTCGTAATCGGAAATTTCAAGAGGTCGGAGTAAAACCACTTTATTTTCTAAGCTAATATTACTGGAAAAATTAAAAGTATTCATCTTTAAATAATAGGGTTTAATAGTTTTTTAGATTTGTGGTAAGAGGATTTTTATTAGAGTTTTAATAAGAAGCAGGTATTCCTGTTGTCAAAGCTCTTGGAAAATGAACAAAGCAAAATTAATGTTAAGCATAATTTAGATAAAACAAATTTTAGTTTCAATTGCCAACATTTATTTTCGAGACAAAACAGTAACTTTTAACTTTTTACAACCTCATCACACTAAATCATACTGTTGATTTAAAATCTGGAGTAAAGTTGATAATAACTTCAGATTTTTACCTCACTTTTGTATTTGTGAAACGATATATACCATTTAACAAGCCCTTTTTAACAGGAAAAGAAACTCAATACATTGAACAGGCAGTGGGTTTAGGCCATTTGTCGGGAGATGGGGAGTTTACCAAAAAATGCCATCATTTTTTTGAAAGCAAATATGGATTTAAAAAAACACTGTTAACCACTTCCTGTACCGATGCACTCGAAATGTGTGCAATTCTGATTAATACTCAGCCTCAAGATGAGATTATTATTCCTTCTTATACATTTGTTTCCTGTGCAAATGCTTTTGTTTTAAGAGGTGCTAAAATTGTGTTTGCTGACTGTGAAGCAAATTCACCAAATATTGATGCCGATTTACTGGAGGATTTGGTAACTCCCAAAACTAAAGCAATTGTAGTAGTACATTATGCAGGAATTGCCTGTGATATGGATAAGATCATGAACTTTGCTAATCGGTACGGGCTATATGTTATTGAAGATGCCGCTCACAGCATTGATTCTTTTTATAAAAACCAACCATTGGGAAGTTTGGGGCATTTAGCGACTTTTTCCTTTCACGAAACTAAAAATGTGATTTCCGGTGAAGGGGGAATGATTGTAATCAATGATCAACAGTTCAATAATCGTGCTGAAATTATCCGCGAAAAAGGAACTAACCGTTCAGCTTTTTTCAGGGGTGAAATCAACAAATATGAATGGGTTGATATTGGATCTTCTTTTCTTCCATCTGAAATAACCGCTGCTTTTTTATTTTCGCAATTAGAGCAAATTAATATTATACAGGAAAAAAGAATACAACTTTGGCAGCGTTATTTTCATAACTTGCTTTCATTAAGCAATTCTGGTTTTTTTACACTTCCCCAAATTCCTGATTATGGCCACTGCAATGGGCATTTGTTCTATTTGGTTTGTAACAAACCTGAAACTCGCACCCAACTTATTGAGTATTTACACAGAGAAAATATACAGGCTGTTTTTCATTATGTTTCTTTACACAGTTCAACTTATTATCAACATTTTCATGGACAACGGCTGTTGCCAAACTGTCACCGCTTCAGCAATTGTTTGATGAGATTGCCATTATTTTATGAACTTACTATCGAAGAAGTGGATGATATATGTAATCATATCATACAGTTCTTTCAATCGGAATAACTACTTAGAAAAAGATTTTTCGTCAAT
This is a stretch of genomic DNA from Sphingobacteriales bacterium. It encodes these proteins:
- the clpB gene encoding ATP-dependent chaperone ClpB → MTLENFTHKAQEALQHAQQAAFNGSHPSWDTIHLLKGILDTDTESIPFILQKSGVNKNILLGKVEEVLAKLPRVSGNTEQRMSGDLNKVLLSANKFAQEFGDTYIALEHLLLGLLEIGDKTSQLLKELGAKSSNLKSAILELRKGAKITDQNAETGYNALEKFARNLNALAESGKLDPVIGRDEEIRRVMQILARRTKNNPLLIGEPGVGKTAIAEGIAFRIVNKDVPENLRNKIIYTLDMGALMAGAKYRGDFEERLKAVIKEVTESDGRIVLFIDEIHTLIGAGASEGAMDAANILKPALARGELRAIGATTLNEYQKYFEKDKALVRRFQEVIIDEPDLQDSISILRGLKERYENHHKVTIKDNAIIAAVTLSDRYITERKLPDKAIDLIDEAAARLRIEIDSLPEPLEVTERKLRQLEIERAAIIKENDEKKLAKLNEQIANLMEEKNQMKAQWQQEKDLLETIQSKKAKIDILKQEALQFEREGNYEKVAEIRYGRIKALELDIKELESQLHNMAEGKRMLKEEIDADDIAEIVSKWTGIPVSKMMESERDKLVHLEALLSKRVIGQYEAIQAVAEAIRRSRAGFQDPNRPIGSFLFLGTTGVGKTELSKALAEFLFDDESLMTRIDMSEFQEKHTVSRLIGSPPGYVGYEEGGQLTEAVRRKPYSVVLLDEIEKAHPDVFNVLLQVLDDGRLTDNKGRTVNFKNTVIIMTSNMGSDIIQRQFENLPENKVDEVVEKTREEVMYRLRQTIRPEFLNRIDDIIMFRPLMFEQIRQIVVLQIEKVKALALKNNIQLNLTESAITWLANQGYDPQYGARPIKRLIQKMVINELSMQVLTNKVSKSNSIVLDIINDVPVFRNEAVESEIIV
- a CDS encoding GNAT family N-acetyltransferase, with translation MNTFNFSSNISLENKVVLLRPLEISDYETLLPFSLQEPEIWKYSLVAAGSAEMLKQYIQTAVEARIQKNEYPFIVFDKRKNQYAGSTRFYDIQLYHKTLQLGYTWYGKEFQGSGINKHCKFLMLQFAFEEMKFERVEFRADLNNQRSIQAMKSIGCKPEGILRSNTVTHSGKRRDTIVLSILADEWFKEVRDYLSGKLIW
- the rffA gene encoding dTDP-4-amino-4,6-dideoxygalactose transaminase produces the protein MPFNKPFLTGKETQYIEQAVGLGHLSGDGEFTKKCHHFFESKYGFKKTLLTTSCTDALEMCAILINTQPQDEIIIPSYTFVSCANAFVLRGAKIVFADCEANSPNIDADLLEDLVTPKTKAIVVVHYAGIACDMDKIMNFANRYGLYVIEDAAHSIDSFYKNQPLGSLGHLATFSFHETKNVISGEGGMIVINDQQFNNRAEIIREKGTNRSAFFRGEINKYEWVDIGSSFLPSEITAAFLFSQLEQINIIQEKRIQLWQRYFHNLLSLSNSGFFTLPQIPDYGHCNGHLFYLVCNKPETRTQLIEYLHRENIQAVFHYVSLHSSTYYQHFHGQRLLPNCHRFSNCLMRLPLFYELTIEEVDDICNHIIQFFQSE